One region of Zingiber officinale cultivar Zhangliang chromosome 7B, Zo_v1.1, whole genome shotgun sequence genomic DNA includes:
- the LOC122006870 gene encoding uncharacterized protein LOC122006870 isoform X1 has protein sequence MEDVVMITTNKRQSIPAFGNWDYCSDLPITQYFESAVQAGLVRGCQFHGEAAAGDDLFKLPPLRASCGGRVKKGDEKQHQRGQERKQGKVFDDAAVGGGARLRRDPKAVDEDLYKIPPELLYKKPKRKRVLRSLWSGCMGLHCIA, from the exons ATGGAG GACGTGGTGATGATAACGACGAACAAGAGGCAGAGCATTCCGGCCTTCGGCAACTGGGACTACTGCAGCGATCTTCCCATCACTCAGTACTTCGAGTCGGCTGTGCAGGCCGGGCTGGTCCGAGGGTGCCAATTCCATGGCGAGGCAGCAGCTGGTGATGATCTCTTCAAGTTGCCACCTCTGCGAGCTTCTTGTGGAGGGAGG GTGAAGAAGGGGGATGAGAAGCAACATCAGAGAGGGCAGGAAAGGAAGCAGGGGAAGGTGTTTGATGATGCTGCTGTGGGAGGAGGAGCAAGGCTGAGGAGAGATCCCAAGGCGGTGGACGAGGACCTGTACAAGATCCCTCCTGAGCTCCTCTACAAGAAGCCCAAAAGG AAGAGGGTGCTGAGGAGCTTGTGGTCGGGATGCATGGGATTGCACTGCATTGCATGA
- the LOC122006870 gene encoding uncharacterized protein LOC122006870 isoform X2, whose protein sequence is MERQSIPAFGNWDYCSDLPITQYFESAVQAGLVRGCQFHGEAAAGDDLFKLPPLRASCGGRVKKGDEKQHQRGQERKQGKVFDDAAVGGGARLRRDPKAVDEDLYKIPPELLYKKPKRKRVLRSLWSGCMGLHCIA, encoded by the exons ATGGAG AGGCAGAGCATTCCGGCCTTCGGCAACTGGGACTACTGCAGCGATCTTCCCATCACTCAGTACTTCGAGTCGGCTGTGCAGGCCGGGCTGGTCCGAGGGTGCCAATTCCATGGCGAGGCAGCAGCTGGTGATGATCTCTTCAAGTTGCCACCTCTGCGAGCTTCTTGTGGAGGGAGG GTGAAGAAGGGGGATGAGAAGCAACATCAGAGAGGGCAGGAAAGGAAGCAGGGGAAGGTGTTTGATGATGCTGCTGTGGGAGGAGGAGCAAGGCTGAGGAGAGATCCCAAGGCGGTGGACGAGGACCTGTACAAGATCCCTCCTGAGCTCCTCTACAAGAAGCCCAAAAGG AAGAGGGTGCTGAGGAGCTTGTGGTCGGGATGCATGGGATTGCACTGCATTGCATGA